Part of the Nitrosopumilus piranensis genome is shown below.
TTAATCCTAAAACTGAAAAGCTTAGCGAAAACGAATTAGAAAGATTAACTCGTGGATTTGCATATAAAATTTCCGAAGTAATAGGTCCTGAAAAAGATATTCCTGCACCTGATGTTTACACAACAGGAAAAGAGATGACACAGATCATGGATACATTTAGCAAATTAAACGGTAACAAATATTCTCCAGGTGTTATCACTGGAAAACCAATTTCAATGGGAGGTTCTCTTGCAAGAAATGTTGCAACTGGTTTAGGTGCAGCATATACCGTTAGAGAAGCTGCAAAGGCAATCAAATTAAATCTCAAAGGTGCAAAAGTTGTCTTGCAAGGATTTGGTAATGCATCAACATTTGCAGGTGAATATCTTGAGAAGATGGGTGCTAAAGTAATTGCAGTTAGTGATTCTAAAGGTTCCATTTCAATTCCAAAAGGAGCAAAGGTAAGTAAAATCATAGAACACAAACAAAAGAAAGGAAGTGTTGTTGGATTTCCTGGAAGTAAAAAAATCTCAACTGAAGAATTGCTTACAACAAAATGTGATGTTTTAGTTCCAGGAGCACTTGAAAATCAAATTACAGCAAAAATTGCAAATAAACTACAATGCAAAATTATTGCAGAAGCTGCAAATGGTCCAACACTACCTGAAGCAGACCCGATTATTTACAAAAAGAAAATCCTAGTAATTCCTGATATATTGGCCAATTCCGGCGGTGTGTGTATCTCATACCTAGAATGGGTTCAAAACAACATGGGATACTACTGGACTTTTGATGAGGTTGCAAACAAGATGGAGAAAAATATCACTAAAGGATTCAAAGATGCATATGCATTATCTAAAAAACATAAAATCGATATGAGAAAGGCAACCATGGTTTTAGCTGTGGAGAGAGTTCTTGAGGCCTTTGACCAAAAAGGCATTTGGCCTTAGACTAGATAAGATTCGTAACAAACCAATTGCTCGATAAACATAATTTTCCCTTTTGTAATTTGTCGTAGTTTTCTTTTGTATGAGAGATCCACCTTTGTTCTTCTCTGCAATAGATGAATTGTTTTTCCTGTAAGGTGTCTTCCTTTTTTATCTCTGTCAAAAAGAACTATAATTTTTTTATATTTTGAAACAGAATCAGTAAAATTGATCATACCCCCAAACTTGTAAAATTCTAAAATTTTTCCTTGATACCCTAACTTTCTTAGTGCATCGCAATCTCTTTTTCCTTCAACAACTACAACACCGTCAATTACAGAATTTAATTGAGAAATAAAATTTTGCAGTTCTGAAATTTCCTGTTCTGTTACAAGCACATTGTTTAATCCATTTCAACATATTAAGCACTTTTGTAAACACAAAACATGTCTGATGTATTACTTGTACAAAACACAAGAATTGAAGGCTCTGGTTATCTTGGAGATCTTCTAAAAACAGATGGATTTCACATTACATCAATTAATGCAAAACATGAATCAATACCTGACAAGAATTTTTCACTTGTTGTAATTTTAGGAGCCCCTGAAAGTGCGAATGATGATTTACCTTATCTTAAAGCAGAACAACAATTAATCAAAAACTCTGTTGAAAAAGACATTCCTGTTTTAGGAATATGTTTGGGTTCTCAATTAATTGCAAAAACATTTGGAGGTAAAGTATATTCTGGCACAAAAACAGAAATTGGCTTTTACAATGATTTGAAAATAAACAATAAATCAACACTCTTTTCAGGATTCAGTAACCCATTTACTGTATTTCATTGGCATGGAGATACGTTTGATTTGCCTGATGATGCAGTCAGATTGGCCTCATCTGAGTATTACCAAAACCAAGCGTTTCAATACAAGAGTGCTGTGGGATTGCAATTTCATATCGAAGTAAATGAAGAGATGGTAAATCTTTGGCTTGATAACACTGAAGAAAAGATAAAACAGATTCCTGGAATTAATCCTCAAAAAATCCGTTCAGACATTAATGAAAATATTTCAATTGTAAAATCAAATATGGAGAATTTTTACAATAATTACAAATCAGAATTTCATCTTTGACCAAAGTTTAATATACTGAGTTTTGATTCCATCGATCGAGCGATGGCTGCAGTTAAGAAAATTTTTGACGAAATTATCCAAACTGATCACAAGGTCATCACTGAAGAATCATCAAAATCTATTCTCAAAACTTATGGAGTCAAAGTACCACCTTATGCTTTAGTTACTTCTGCCGAAGATGCAGCAAAGCAAGCAAAGAAAATTGGTTTTCCACTTGTTATGAAAGTGGTATCTCCGCAAATCTTACACAAAACAGATGTTGGTGGAGTTAAAGTCGGATTAGATAATGTCAATGATGTAAAAAAGACATTCAAAGACATGTATGGTCGACTATCTAAAAAGAAAGGTGTCAATGTTAAAGGAATTCTTTTAGAAAAAATGGTTCCAAAAGGCGTTGAATTAATTGTAGGTATCCAAAATGACTCTCAATTTGGTCCAATCATTATGGTTGGAATGGGAGGTATCATGACAGAGGTAATGAAGGATGTTGCATTTAGAATGCTTCCAATTACAACCTCTGATGCAAAATCAATGTTAAATGAACTCAAAGGCTCAAAACTTCTCAAAGGTTTCAGAGGAAGTGAACCAATTGACACTAACATGATTGCAAAAATGTTAGTAAACATCGGAAAATTAGGCGTAGAAAATGCAGATTACATTAACAGTATTGACTTTAACCCAGTAATTGTATATCCAAAATCTCACTTTGTAGTTGATGCAAAAATTATCTTAAACAAAGAGATAAAGAAGAACTCTATCTCAAAAGCAAAACCAAACATAGACAACATGGAGACGTTCTTTACTCCAAAAACTGTCGCATTAGTTGGGGCTTCTGCAACACCTGGAAAGATTGGTAATTCAATCTTAGATAGTTTAGTAAATTATAATTTCAAAGGAAAGGTAATTCCAATTAATCCAAAGGCTGATAAAATTTTTGGCCAGAAATGTTATCCATCAGTTTCAGCAATTCCAGGCAAAGTTGATCTTGTTGTAGTCTCTGTAGATTTGTCTATGACTCCACCTGTTCTAGAGGATTGTGCAAAGAAAGGAGTTCACAGCGTTGTAATTGTATCTGGTGGAGGAAAAGAACTTGGTGGCGAAAGAGCAGCATATGAAGCTGAAGTAGCTAGATTATCTAAAAAACACAAAATCAGAATTATTGGTCCAAACTGTATTGGAATGTTCAATGCGGCTAATCGTCTTGATTGTGCATTCCAAGGACAAGAAAGAATGTTACGTTCCAAATTAGGCCCTGTTGCCTTTTTCTCACAAAGTGGAACTATGGGAATTAGTATGTTAGAAAGTGCAGACACATTTGGTTTGTCCAAGATGATTAGTTTTGGTAATCGTTCTGATGTTGATGAAGCAGATATGATTTGGTATGCTGCAAATGATCCTCAAACTAAAGTAATTGGATTGTACGTTGAAGGATTTGGTGATGGTAGAAAATTCATCAATGTCGCAAAACGTGTAATGAAAGAAAAGAAGAAACCAATTGTAATTTGGAAGAGTGGAAGAACAGCTGCAGGAGCAAAACAAGCTGCATCTCATACAGGATCGCTTGGAGGCTCAAATGCAATCATTATGGGTGCATTCAAACAAGCAGGAATTATCTCAGTTGACAGTTATCAGCAACTTGCTGGAGTACTAAAGGCACTGGCATGGCAACCACCTGCAAAGGGCAACAAAGTTGCAATGACTAGTAATGGAGCTGGTCCTATGATTGGTGGAATGGATCAGTTAGAAAGATTTGGTCTTACAATTGGAAAATTATCTCCAGAACGTGTCAAAAAAATGAAGGCTCATTTCCCACCAGCAGTTCCTATCCATAGTGGTAATCCTGCTGATGTAGGTGGTGGCGCAACTGCAGAAGATTACAGATTTGTGATTCAGCAA
Proteins encoded:
- a CDS encoding Glu/Leu/Phe/Val family dehydrogenase, which produces MVKNDPFANATKQVNDACDVLGIKDKGIREYLAMPNRILRVKIPVTMDNGKIRVFTGFRSQHNNDRGPYKGGIRYFNPEGGVEYMEREVMALSSWMTWKCAIVDVPLGGGKGGIYVNPKTEKLSENELERLTRGFAYKISEVIGPEKDIPAPDVYTTGKEMTQIMDTFSKLNGNKYSPGVITGKPISMGGSLARNVATGLGAAYTVREAAKAIKLNLKGAKVVLQGFGNASTFAGEYLEKMGAKVIAVSDSKGSISIPKGAKVSKIIEHKQKKGSVVGFPGSKKISTEELLTTKCDVLVPGALENQITAKIANKLQCKIIAEAANGPTLPEADPIIYKKKILVIPDILANSGGVCISYLEWVQNNMGYYWTFDEVANKMEKNITKGFKDAYALSKKHKIDMRKATMVLAVERVLEAFDQKGIWP
- a CDS encoding toprim domain-containing protein, producing MLVTEQEISELQNFISQLNSVIDGVVVVEGKRDCDALRKLGYQGKILEFYKFGGMINFTDSVSKYKKIIVLFDRDKKGRHLTGKTIHLLQRRTKVDLSYKRKLRQITKGKIMFIEQLVCYESYLV
- a CDS encoding type 1 glutamine amidotransferase, translating into MSDVLLVQNTRIEGSGYLGDLLKTDGFHITSINAKHESIPDKNFSLVVILGAPESANDDLPYLKAEQQLIKNSVEKDIPVLGICLGSQLIAKTFGGKVYSGTKTEIGFYNDLKINNKSTLFSGFSNPFTVFHWHGDTFDLPDDAVRLASSEYYQNQAFQYKSAVGLQFHIEVNEEMVNLWLDNTEEKIKQIPGINPQKIRSDINENISIVKSNMENFYNNYKSEFHL
- a CDS encoding 3-hydroxypropionate--CoA ligase, with amino-acid sequence MAAVKKIFDEIIQTDHKVITEESSKSILKTYGVKVPPYALVTSAEDAAKQAKKIGFPLVMKVVSPQILHKTDVGGVKVGLDNVNDVKKTFKDMYGRLSKKKGVNVKGILLEKMVPKGVELIVGIQNDSQFGPIIMVGMGGIMTEVMKDVAFRMLPITTSDAKSMLNELKGSKLLKGFRGSEPIDTNMIAKMLVNIGKLGVENADYINSIDFNPVIVYPKSHFVVDAKIILNKEIKKNSISKAKPNIDNMETFFTPKTVALVGASATPGKIGNSILDSLVNYNFKGKVIPINPKADKIFGQKCYPSVSAIPGKVDLVVVSVDLSMTPPVLEDCAKKGVHSVVIVSGGGKELGGERAAYEAEVARLSKKHKIRIIGPNCIGMFNAANRLDCAFQGQERMLRSKLGPVAFFSQSGTMGISMLESADTFGLSKMISFGNRSDVDEADMIWYAANDPQTKVIGLYVEGFGDGRKFINVAKRVMKEKKKPIVIWKSGRTAAGAKQAASHTGSLGGSNAIIMGAFKQAGIISVDSYQQLAGVLKALAWQPPAKGNKVAMTSNGAGPMIGGMDQLERFGLTIGKLSPERVKKMKAHFPPAVPIHSGNPADVGGGATAEDYRFVIQQFMDEKNIDIAMPWFVFQDDPLEETIVDHLADFQKKRKKPLLVGCNGGPYTEKMAKLVEKHNVPVYQDLRTWVEAAAALSQWGKFLGK